The following coding sequences lie in one Saccopteryx bilineata isolate mSacBil1 chromosome 5, mSacBil1_pri_phased_curated, whole genome shotgun sequence genomic window:
- the GPC1 gene encoding glypican-1, whose amino-acid sequence MELRAGGWWLLCAAAALASCVRGDPASKSRSCSEVRQIYGAKGFSLSDVPQAEISGEHLRICPQGYTCCTSDMEENLANRSRAELEAALLDSSRALQATLAAQLRGFDDHFQHLLNDSERALQDTFPGAFGELYAQSAKAFRDLYAELRLYYRGAGLQLEETLAEFWARLLERLFRQLHPQLLLPDDYLDCLGKRAEPLRPFGDTPRELRLRATRAFVAARAFVQGLGVAGDVVRKVAQVPLGPECSRAIMKLLYCAHCLGVPGARPCPDYCRNVLKGCLANQADLDAEWRNLLDSMVLITDKFWGPSGAESVIGNVHLWLAEAINTLQDNRDTLTAKVIQGCGNPKVNPHSAGSEEKQPRGKLALPDKLSTGTLEKLVSEAKAQLRDAQDFWISLPGTLCSERMAMSAASDDRCWNGMAKGRYLPEVMGDGLANQINNPEVEVDITKPDMTIRQQIMQLKIMTNRLRSAYNGEDADFQDASDDGSSSGSGDGCLDDACGRRVNKKTSSSRTTLNHALPGQSERDGEKTGAAGCPQPCTALVALLLALALSVARPPWR is encoded by the exons gtgaGCACCTGCGGATCTGCCCCCAGGGCTACACCTGCTGCACCAGCGACATGGAGGAGAACCTGGCCAACCGCAGCCGGGCCGAGCTGGAGGCCGCCCTGCTGGACAGCAGCCGTGCCCTGCAGGCCACATTGGCGGCCCAGCTGCGCGGCTTCGATG ATCACTTCCAGCACCTGCTGAACGACTCGGAGCGGGCGCTGCAGGACACCTTCCCCGGCGCCTTCGGGGAGCTGTACGCGCAGAGCGCCAAGGCCTTCCGGGACCTGTACGCGGAGCTGCGCCTCTACTACCGCGGGGCCGGCCTGCAGCTGGAGGAGACGCTGGCCGAGTTCTGGGCCCGCCTGCTGGAGCGCCTCTTCCGGCAGCTGCACCCGCAGCTGCTGCTGCCCGACGACTACCTGGACTGCCTGGGCAAGCGGGCCGAGCCGCTGCGGCCCTTCGGGGACACCCCGCGGGAGCTGCGTCTGCGGGCCACCCGCGCCTTCGTGGCCGCGCGCGCCTTCGTGCAGGGCCTGGGAGTGGCCGGCGACGTGGTCCGGAAGGTGGCCCAG GTGCCGCTGGGCCCCGAGTGCTCCCGGGCCATCATGAAGCTGCTGTACTGCGCACACTGCCTGGGGGTGCCCGGCGCCCGGCCCTGCCCGGACTACTGCCGCAACGTGCTCAAGGGCTGCCTGGCCAACCAGGCGGACCTGGACGCCGAGTGGAGGAACCTCCTGG ACTCCATGGTGCTCATAACTGACAAGTTCTGGGGCCCGTCCGGCGCGGAGAGCGTCATCGGCAACGTGCACTTGTGGCTGGCGGAGGCCATCAACACGCTTCAGGACAACAGGGACACGCTCACGGCCAAG GTCATCCAGGGCTGTGGGAACCCCAAGGTGAACCCTCACAGCGCCGGGTCCGAGGAGAAGCAGCCGCGGGGCAAGCTGGCACTTCCGGATAAGCTGTCCACAGGCACGTTGGAGAAGCTG GTCTCTGAGGCCAAAGCCCAGCTCCGTGACGCCCAGGACTTCTGGATCAGCCTCCCCGGGACGCTGTGCAGCGAGAGGATGGCCATGAGTGCGGCCAGCGATGACCGCTGCTGGAACGGCATGGCCAAGGGCCG GTACCTGCCCGAGGTGATGGGCGACGGCTTGGCCAACCAGATCAACAACCCCGAGGTGGAGGTGGACATCACCAAGCCCGACATGACCATTCGCCAGCAGATCATGCAGTTGAAGATCATGACCAACCGGCTGCGCAGCGCCTACAACGGCGAGGACGCGGACTTCCAGGACGCCA GCGATGACGGCAGCAGCTCGGGCAGCGGAGACGGCTGCCTGGACGACGCCTGCGGCCGGAGGGTCAACAAGAAGACCTCCAGCTCGCGGACAACCCTGAACCACGCCCTCCCTGGCCAGTCGGAGCGGGACGGGGAGAAGACGGGGGCCGCAGGCTGCCCCCAGCCCTGCACGGCCCTCGTGGCCCTCCTCCTCGCCCTGGCCCTCTCGGTGGCCAGGCCCCCGTGGCGGTAA